The following coding sequences are from one Capsicum annuum cultivar UCD-10X-F1 chromosome 3, UCD10Xv1.1, whole genome shotgun sequence window:
- the LOC107861831 gene encoding photosystem I reaction center subunit VI, chloroplastic: protein MASLATLAAVQPTTYVKGLAGSSITGTKLHLKSSRVNLKATKSRAGPVVAKYGDKSVYFDLEDLGNTTGQWDLYGSDAPSPYNSLQSKFFETFAAPFTKRGLLLKFLILGGGSTLAYFSSTASGDILPIKKGPQLPPKLGPRDKI, encoded by the exons ATGGCATCTTTAGCAACACTTGCAGCAGTGCAGCCCACTACCTACGTTAAGGGCCTAGCTGGAAGCTCCATCACCGGAACTAAGCTTCATCTTAAGTCATCTCGTGTCAATTTGAAAGCCACTAAATCCAG GGCTGGTCCCGTGGTTGCCAAATATGGTGACAAGAGTGTATACTTTGATTTGGAGGATTTGGGCAACACCACTGGCCAGTGGGACTTGTATGGATCAGATGCACCTTCACCATACAACTCTCTTCAG AGCAAGTTCTTTGAGACATTTGCTGCTCCATTCACCAAGAGAGGTCTCTTGCTCAAATTTTTGATTTTGGGAGGTGGCTCCACCCTCGCTTACTTCAGTTCTACAGCATCAGGGGATATCCTACCAATCAAGAAAGGCCCACAACTTCCACCCAAGCTCGGGCCACGTGACAAGATCTAA